CACCGTATAGTTTTATTAACCTAATAGCAGCATTCCTGTCAGACATATAATCTATTTCTGGATGTTCTGCCGCATTGTTTATTGGTGGAATTTTTGTCTTTATATCATATTCGTTACACAACTTATAAAACTTGTGCCTATCACATGCTCTATCTGCATATAGTGCCTTTATGGCATGCTGAAAATCAACTTCTTTTAGCAAATCACAAGCTCCATAGTGATCAGAGTAGACACCGTTACTGTATTTTACAGCTATGGCTTTTTTGTTGTTTATATTCAACATTACGTGCAATTTTCTCGTTTGCTCATAGCCACGATATTTTCTGTCAGTGCTATTTTCCTTGCTGTGACCAGGAGTGTTGTTGTATATACTAATTCCTGTACTGTCCATAGCAATTTCGATATCTTCCATATTATTTTTATCAATTCTGCAATCATTTATCTTAATATTAAGTTTCTTAAACCTTCTTGATGCTTGTGAATAGCTGATAACTGCCAAATCTCTTCCTATTTGTTGCAAATACCCTTTTATAAACCCGACTGTTTGTCTTAAACCAATTCTAAAGAAACTGACGATTATATGCACCAAAATCACAACTTTATCACTATAAATATAGTTGCCGCCCTGCATTTTTGGACAATTCTCGTACCAATTTTCTATGGCGTCATTGATATAACAAAAAATGCTTCCTCTTTCTTGGAGAAATTTGTTATATTCATGGCAGTTACTGACTCTCATTTTTTGTGGCATATTTTTTCTTCAACAGTTAAATGGCTATTTATAATGAATTTTGTCAGTAACTGCCAGTTCTTTTCACTTGAGCGATGCAACAAAGCCCGCTGGAATCTAGTCTTTATTATGCAGCCACTTATTTAAAGTTAAGTTTCCTGGATCCAAGTAGTCAAGCTACTCGGATGACACCTTGACGATTTGAAGAATCGTCATCCCGCTACTTGTTAGCGGGATCTATGTGAGATACCGTGAATAAATCACGGTATGACGTAGAAGCTATACTTTTATACTCACTAGCTCAGTGTCCAATCTGGATCCAAGTAGTCAAGCTACTCGGATGACACCTTGACGATTTGAAGAATCGTCATCCCGCTACTTGTTAGCGGGATCTATGTGAGATACCGTGAATAAATCACGGTATGACGTAGAAGCTATACTTTTATACTCACCAGCTCAGTGTCCAATCTGGATCCAAGTAGTCAGGGCACTGGGATGACAGGGGAAGGAGGCTACTTGAATGACATCCTACCTTGTGGACTCAAATCACAACGTTCGTACAGTTATGGTGGTATGATATGGAAAAATCTCTAGCCATAAGACACAAAGCCTAATGGAAAAAACTGCGAACGCCAGTGAAAAACATAGCAATTTTATTTTCATTTGCAGCTTTTATCACATCTTGATCTTTCAGCGAGCCACCAGGCTGAATTATAGCTGTAATTCCATGTTTTGCACTTTCTACTATGCTATCTGGGAATGGAAAAAATGCATCTGAAGCAAGCACTGCACCTTTACATTTTTCACCTGCTTTTTTTACTGCAATGTTCACACTA
This genomic interval from Wolbachia endosymbiont (group A) of Rhinocyllus conicus contains the following:
- a CDS encoding IS5 family transposase, coding for MPQKMRVSNCHEYNKFLQERGSIFCYINDAIENWYENCPKMQGGNYIYSDKVVILVHIIVSFFRIGLRQTVGFIKGYLQQIGRDLAVISYSQASRRFKKLNIKINDCRIDKNNMEDIEIAMDSTGISIYNNTPGHSKENSTDRKYRGYEQTRKLHVMLNINNKKAIAVKYSNGVYSDHYGACDLLKEVDFQHAIKALYADRACDRHKFYKLCNEYDIKTKIPPINNAAEHPEIDYMSDRNAAIRLIKLYGEDGMKEWKKEVNYGKRSYIEGFFSRLKQIFGFSFRNKSEINREKELLIKCYLLNKFTDIGMAKFEIVT